The DNA sequence CCCGAGGCCGGGGCGAGAGCGGGCACGTCCACCTGTCGCGCGCCCCCTCCGCCGCGTCCCCAGACCCGGTTCTGCCGGTTCAAGGCCTTGATGCGGGCCCGGTCCAGCTTCTCCTGGTCGCGTCGGCGCAGCCGTTCCTGCTCACGCTCCCTGCGGTCCTCCCGCACCTCGTCCACCGCCTCGTCCAGGGTGCGGACGCCCTCCAGGAGCATCAGCGACCAGGCGCAGAAGGTCTCCCTGGGCGCCCGGAGCCAGCGGACGATCCGGATCTGCGGCAACGGACGGGGCACCAGGCCCTGTTCGCGCAGCGCGGCACGGCGGGTCTGCTTCAGCGCGCGGTCGAAGAGGACCGCGGCCGAGAGGGACATCCCCGCGAAGAAGTGCGGCGCTCCCGCGTGGCCCATGCCCCGGGGGGCGTGCACCCAGTTGAACCAGGCGGCGGCCCCGGCGAACGTCCACACCAGCAGCCGGGAGCCGAGCGCGGCGTCACCGTGGCTCGCCTCCCGTACGGCCAGCACGGAACAGAACATCGCGGCCCCGTCCAGTCCGAACGGGACCAGATACTCCCAGCCTCCGGTGAGGTTCAGGTTCTGCCGGCCGAAGCCGACGAGCCCGTGGAAGGAGAGCGCGGCGGCGACCGCCGCGCAGCAGAAGAGCAGGACGTAGCTGGCGGTGGCGTACAGCGCTTCCTTGCGTCTGCGGCGCTCCTCGCTGCGTTCCCAGGAGTCGTCGGCCGCGGCCTTGCCGGCGGCACGCTTGCCGCGTGCGACCACCGTCACCGCCGCCATGACCCCCACGAGCAATACGGCGCCCGGAAGCAGCCAGTCAAGCGATATGTCGGTCAGTCTCATGCGCGGTCCCTTGCGTCACGTAGGGCGTTTCGTGCGCCATCGTGACGGAATTCCCGTCCCGCTCCGGTGGTTTCGGGACAAGAGCACGCCATGGGGGTGGGAGAGGTTATCGATGGGTGGAATCTTCTCGAACGACTGCCCGGTCGGGCCGGGTTGCGTTCGATTCCACGTCATCCGGACGGGCGGTGTGGATCAGGAAGCCGCCGCGAGCTTCCGTACCCGGTCCGCGTCGCAAGTGCGCGGGCAGGTCACACAGGTGTCCTCGGGGCGCAGGGTGTAGAAGAGGCAGCAGCTCGCCCGGTCCCGGGTCGGCAGCGACCGGCCCTCGGGTCCGGTCAGCTCGCGGAAGCCCGCGGTGCCGACGTACGGCTTCGTCGCGCCGGGGAGCAGCAGCTCCAGCTCGGCCATCGCCCGGCGCTCCTCGCCCAGCAGGTGCGCGATGTACCAGAGGCCCTCGACGATCTCGTCGGTCGCCATCCCCCACAGGGCACGCTTCCCGCGCCGCATGCGCGGCCCGAAGCCCTCCAGCACCGGGCCGAGGTGCTCGGTCAGGGACGCCAGGACCTCGGCCCGCAGCGCCGCCTCGTCCGGGACGACCCGGGCCCCGGGCAGCGTGGCGGCCGGGTCGTCCGGCAGGCAGGCGAACTCCCGGACCCGTACGGTCAGATGCCCCAGGGACCGCTGGAAGGCGACGTCCTCGACCGGGATCCGCACCACCCGGCGCTGCAGGAACCACGGCACGGTCACCAGCAGACAGGCGGGCCAGGCGTACCGGTGCAGGCCGAAGCTCGCCACCACGTCGGGGCGGGCCCGCTGTCCGTAGTCGCGCAGCACCTGGGCGTCGTCCCAGGCGAGGAAGGCGTCCACGGCGTCTCCACCGGCCGCCAGCTCCGCCGCGCCGACCCAGCCCGCTCCGGACGGGGCGACGGCGTCGCCGGCGAGCACGTCGGCCCGCAGACCGGGAAACACCTCGGTCAGCCGGGCGTACGCGGCGGTCACGGGAGACGTCGCGGTACCGGTGAACGGCGGGGAGAGGGGCATGCGGGGAACCACCGAAAGGGGATCGTTTGCAGGTAAGCCTTACCTTACCCGACGCCGTCGATGTTTGAACCGCGCCCTCCTCCCTCTATCGTGCACAGGAGGCCCCGCGCACGCGAGTCGGCCCGCGGCAGGCGGAGGAGGTCCGGGTGGAGCAGGGCAACGCGCATGAGGGCGCACGTCCGGCGTACGCCCTGGGAGCGTTCCCGCGCACTCCCGCGGACGGCCGGATGGCGGAGTGCCGGGTGCCGGAACAGGCCCGGGGCGAGCGGGCCGGAGCCGAGTGGGCCGGAGCCGAGTGGGCCGGAGCCGGGCAGGCCGGGGGGCGACCGGCGGAGGGCGAGCAGGCCGCCCGGGGCGAGCACACCCACGGGGAGCCTCTCGCACCGCGTGCCGTCCAGCGCCACTCCGTCCGCGGCCAGATCCTGGACGCCCTGCGCGCCGCCCTCGTCGACGGCGAGCTGGTGCCCGGCCAGGTGTACTCCGCCCCCGCGCTCGGCTCCCGCTTCGGCGTCTCCGCGACGCCGGTGCGCGAGGCCATGCAGCGGCTGGCCGTCGAGGGAGCCGTCGAGGTCGTGCCGAACCGCGGGTTCCGGGTCAGCGAACGCGGCCCCCGCGAGCTGGCCGAGCTGGCCGAGGTACGGGCCCTGATCGAGGTCCCGGTGATGCTCAGCCTGGCCCGGACGGTCCCGGCGCACCGCTGGAGCGGCCTGCGCCCGCTGGCGGAGGCCACGGTCACGGCGGCGGCCGTGGGCGACCGG is a window from the Streptomyces sp. MMBL 11-1 genome containing:
- a CDS encoding DUF2637 domain-containing protein — translated: MRLTDISLDWLLPGAVLLVGVMAAVTVVARGKRAAGKAAADDSWERSEERRRRKEALYATASYVLLFCCAAVAAALSFHGLVGFGRQNLNLTGGWEYLVPFGLDGAAMFCSVLAVREASHGDAALGSRLLVWTFAGAAAWFNWVHAPRGMGHAGAPHFFAGMSLSAAVLFDRALKQTRRAALREQGLVPRPLPQIRIVRWLRAPRETFCAWSLMLLEGVRTLDEAVDEVREDRREREQERLRRRDQEKLDRARIKALNRQNRVWGRGGGGARQVDVPALAPASGGAAPAVAEPAIAEPGQLPLRPRPSLQAVGPKQADGSNSKSLDASSRGSDPRTVDLTAEDDTQTLPRLDSLEQKLKDLEQQFG
- a CDS encoding (2Fe-2S)-binding protein, whose translation is MPLSPPFTGTATSPVTAAYARLTEVFPGLRADVLAGDAVAPSGAGWVGAAELAAGGDAVDAFLAWDDAQVLRDYGQRARPDVVASFGLHRYAWPACLLVTVPWFLQRRVVRIPVEDVAFQRSLGHLTVRVREFACLPDDPAATLPGARVVPDEAALRAEVLASLTEHLGPVLEGFGPRMRRGKRALWGMATDEIVEGLWYIAHLLGEERRAMAELELLLPGATKPYVGTAGFRELTGPEGRSLPTRDRASCCLFYTLRPEDTCVTCPRTCDADRVRKLAAAS
- a CDS encoding GntR family transcriptional regulator, which encodes MEQGNAHEGARPAYALGAFPRTPADGRMAECRVPEQARGERAGAEWAGAEWAGAGQAGGRPAEGEQAARGEHTHGEPLAPRAVQRHSVRGQILDALRAALVDGELVPGQVYSAPALGSRFGVSATPVREAMQRLAVEGAVEVVPNRGFRVSERGPRELAELAEVRALIEVPVMLSLARTVPAHRWSGLRPLAEATVTAAAVGDRAAYAESDRAFHRAVLALSGNKQLVSVADELHQRSQWPLVSGPATRRADLLADASEHTALLDALVAQDLTVVQALVREHFAGADG